The Agelaius phoeniceus isolate bAgePho1 chromosome 2, bAgePho1.hap1, whole genome shotgun sequence region CAGAATTTTGGGTGTGCATAAATAGTGTGCAGCCACATCTGTAGATACATGTGTAGAGCTGCAGCATAATTAgatagtttgcattttaaacaaatataCAAAATGGAATTTTTACTATACTGTGCAAATTACAGGGTTTAGGTATTGCTGTGTATCAAACTTTTAGTGTTTATATGCGTGTCCTGTTCATGTTTTCTGTTTCATTCTTCTAGTATGTTAGTTAATTTCATGGTCTAGGACTTTGTCCACAGTATTCAAAATTCGTGGAAGTTCTTTTTCTGAGATCCAAGGTGCACTTTCTTGATGCACCTTTTCAAAACAAACTAttgaatttatttcatttacaAGTGTTCAGTCATCTGTACTTTGGTGTTAGGGAGTTGAGAACCAAGCTGTGGCCatcaaaaattagaaaacataAATGTAGATAGGTTATCCAGATTAATAAAGCGTTTTTATAATCATCCTTTTCTCAGTAGAAATGTTTATTATTCACATAAAAGTGATATCATAGTATCTAAGACAGAATTCTTACTGCAGCTCAAATACTTGCAGTAAAGGGCTGTATTTGTCATGTCTTGTAGAGTTCCCACTAGTAAACAAGAGAAGAAGTTACAGACAGGATAGTGGtaactttaaaattttaattatctTTGTGTAACCTAAAATTACAGGACAAGTAAACATGATAAGAAGGTTAATTCTGTGTGACTGTTAAAAATTTTGCTTCAGACAGAGGTTCCTTCACGTTTGCATCTTAGTGCATGTTGTTTTCCAGCATGATACGTACTCATTAGTCTGTTACTGCTCATCAGTAGCAGACTAATGAGCATCATGCTGTTTGTCATCAACTTTTCATGGGTTTATTCCATAATGAAAAAAGGTGAGTGAAGGTCAGACAGCTCTAACTACCAGTGTTATGCCTTGAGATAGAGTACTTCACATTTTGGGTACATAAGAGGATTTTAATCCATTGATTGTTCTCTCCCAAGTACAGTCTGTGGTACTGAGGGTCAGCATGGTGTAGACTGCTAAAGAACTCGTTAAGTATGATGTGCTACAGTAGATGAAGCAGAAGATTTTAGTGAAAATTCTAAGCtcagttgcttttttttccagtcgCTGTGTGGAAAAAACTTGACAACTATTCTTAATGAATACGTAGCCATGAAAACAAAAGGTAAGCCTTCAGAATGaggtgttgttttatttttatttatctcaCGTGACCTCCTTGAGGAAGAGGTGTATGGTCTTAGAGTAATCCCCCATTTAGGCTACGATTTGAAGGTTACCAAATCACACAGCCAACAGCCATGACATCTAGTGAGCAAAAGTAATTGATTCTGTTAGTTTGCATATGCCAGCATATATTTTCACTTCAGTTGTGAGCATTTTTATATCTCAAAAGCATAGAGATAcaataaaatgtgaaaaatgtatGGGTTTATGGTTGTGAAATTATACTGCTTATTGTTTATACTATCAGTAGGAGGGGGAGGTGCTTATCTTTCTTGTGACCAACAACAgaatgagagaaaaatgaaattctgtGTCATTTCATGAGAAAAGTGAAATGAAGTTCAAATTGGATCTTAGGAAAGGGTTCTTCACTGAGAGGATGGTCAGTCACTGGAACAGGCTACCCAAGGAAGTGGTCATGGCACTGAGCCCTGTCAGAGTTCAAGGAGAATCTGGACAATGCTTTTAGTCACATGGTTTAGAGTTAGGtagtgaggagcagggagttgGGCTCAGTCATCCTTATGGATCCCTTGCAAGCTAAggtattctatgattccattAAATAATCAGGAGGAGTCCTATGGTATGAAATATTTCTTATCTTGTTTTTAAGACTAACTAAAATAGTTTCAGAACTACCTAATATTTTGTATGAATACTGTAGGCAGAGCTAAGGCATTTGCTGGTTTTTAAATTAGTTATCAAGCCTCTGAATGTTTCCAAATCTTACAGGTTTTTGATATCTGTTATATTATCATATTTTAATGGTGCTTGGTGTTAAAAATTATACATGGAACATttctgaacatttttttcctttcacactAGCTTTGACAGAAATGGTAACTAAAACACAGATGTACTTCCTTCAAAATGCTTTGTACTTGGCATCTTGAAAAACTTAGTAAATTGAACTGTTTACTTATCTTTTCCATCACACTTCTAATGTTCTGTGCTTCAGAAAGACCAAATGTTTTTACCTGTTTTGagtaatatcataaaataaacTATTACTTTTAAAGGCCTGTCTGTCAGGTTATGATTTTTCAAAGGCACAAAAGTGACTTGGGAATATGAATTCCATTTCCAGAAGTGGGTTGGGGGGGTTAGCATGGGTTAGGTTAGCATGTGTTTGCTGAGGAGTCAACACCATGTGCAAATTCCACCAAGAATTATAGTCATTAATTCAGTTTCAACAAGGCTTCTAAAGCAGAACTGTATCCATATCAATCTGAATTCTTTAAATTAGGAGTTAGGACTCTCTAACTAATAGAATATTAAGAAGGCAGCTAGGCATCTAAAGTTAGATGATGTCTGAAACACTccataataattattttgtttgtgATTTTACTTTTCTCTCAGCATATATCGGTTTTGGGCATCAGTTTGTTTTTATGGTTCATTTCAGAAACAACAAATGAAGTTCCAGCAATGATGTCATCTCTGTGGAAAAAATTAGACTATACACTTTCTCAGATCAGGTAATGTAGTGTTGAAATCAAGAAAGTAATATTTCACTCTAAGAGTGAGTCCCTGTGTTGACCAACTTCCCTTATCATTGTATGGGAGTGGTTTAACTCTCTGTTTCCTTTGAGAGACAGTGAAAAAGATGAGTATGTTAGAGTTGATAGTTGAGCAGACATTTCAAGATTTTAAGGAGGGGCTAGCAAATAAGGAGGGCATTAGTGTGAGCACGTGATCTTCCTGTAATAAAACAATATACTATGACTCATTTAGAATCTGATATCTTCGTGGTTACTTGGTCAAAAATGAAACAGTAAGCTTCACTTGAAGGATCTGTGACAATTGTTGGAAGGAATAAAAAGAGCAATCAATGGATTTTTCTGAAGGAATTTGTGGTTAGGATCAGAGTGACATTAATCACATGACAGGTAGTGTCACATTGTGTATGTAGCTGAGTGCTTCCATTATGCTCCATTCATTTCTGTcacttgctttattttttaggAGCATGCAGAATTCAGATTTCAGATTTTCTTCTAACCAGAGGAGTAAGTAACTGAGTCAATTCCATGGGATCAGTTGGTTTTATGTTAAAATGGGATCAGTAGGTTTTATGTTAAAATTACCTGTTTTGGCAAAAAATAGGGGCCTGCAGCTATCAGTAATGCATGTCTGTTGTCTTCATTGGGGTCTGTGAAATACTGTAATgatcaggaaaggaaaataagaaaagctgAGCTTTTTGCAAAGGGCATAAATTCTCTATTATAGCATTTTCTCTGctgaaaaaaaacttttttggaAGTTTACATGATTAAAAGGTTTAAAAACTGCTGTTTCACTCCTGAAACTGCTGACTTAATTTGTGGTACATAGATGAACTGAAATCGTAGCTGGTCTGAGTATAATGCAGTTGGATTTCTGTAGAAGAGGAACATAGAAACATTGCAACCTTGTAGCATTTGTTATATATACAAACGTATATCCAACCAAAATACAAAAACAAGCTTGTTGTATCTAAAGTTGTTTCTTTCATTACAAAAGCTGAAAATGAGCTATCAACAAAGAAAACTTGGTTTACtttaaaataagtttttctCTGTAGTATTTTTACTGTATAAGAAAAGAGTGTGAGATACAGATAGTGATTGTTCCCAGATTTGAGATTCACTGGATTGGGTGATGTTCcattgtttaaatttttttaaacagattttgTGTGAAtatcagcaatttttaaaaactccTTTATCTTATGTTTTCATCTTGTCTTTATTTCCAGTACGTACAAGAAGTGGAATTGTAGAAATGAAAAGACAGAGAATGCTTCAGCAGTCAGCTCCTGCAAACTCAGGACTGTTGTCAGTAGCCCATcagtcagggcagcagaatTCCTCTTCTTCTGTTGTACCTCCTCAAGTAATTCACAGGCCAGCAATAAATCAAAGCATGCCACAGACAAGACTGAGTACACTGTTTGTGAACCAGTCACAAGCTCAAGAAAACAAGATCAACAGTAAGTTGCAAAAATTTTTAAACCttattttcctgtgaaaaatcTGTGGCTATCAATGGAAGTTTTCTAAAATCAGGGCTAATCATCTTCCACCAACAAGTTCCAGAAAATTCATGCTTTGTTCCCCAGCTCTCCAGACTGGTTCAGGTGATTAAAAGAAAGTAAGTGCCCAAAAGAGAGATGGCTCTTGCATACTTGCTTGCCAATGTGAGTTCAGAAATCAGAAGTGCATTAATTTGTGGTTAGTCTGTTCTGTGCTCTCATCCTCACCCAAAAAACTTGTTTCATCAGATAGGGATGATCCACGTTAAGTGAATGTCTATTTCAGGATATGTTTAAAAGGACTGGTCCTCATTTCCATGATAATACCAAATTCTTTTGTGTGACTTTCCAGGAATTGATTAGAACATAGTAAGCAACATGTAGATCTTGTAGTGCTTTAACAGTGTCACTGGAAAAGGTGTTGGCATCATGACttctatttttgtttgttttttccctctatAAAGCAGGAGGTCTCATACACATTCAGGTTCCAGCATCACAAGAACGAAAGCTTCATTCAAACTTGCTTTCTCCAGGAAGGCGAAAAAGGTAAACAGGGAtgtctgtttggttttgggttggttttttttgtttaattgttTAGAAATTAGACAGTGTTCTAACCTTTAGTGTAAGTTTTCTTCAGTGGTGGAGTGTTTCAAATGTATGATctgctgggggggggggggggcagtgTTTGTTGTTTCACAGAGGAAAGGGAAGTCAAAGAGCTTAACAGTAGGCTGATAGGAGGCTTCTTTGTGTACACTCTGTCTTTACTCCACTACTAGACTTAGGCAAATAATCTTGGAGCTGAGACTTGGTGTTTCttccaaaatgtccttttcaaTTATGAAAATTCTTAATATTGataaaaatgtgcatttaaCTTCATAAAACTATTGAGTTGAGTAAATTTTGTCAGAAAAGTATTAATATTTGCACTAGAAGTTGTGTGAAAAACTTCTTTTGTACTAGTTTTGCGTTTTTTATTCTCTGATTCAGATGTCCATTTTTCCCCAAGTCTTTCCTAATctatcttgattttttttaaatgtaattttagtGCCCCTGCCAATAGATGTTTTCAGAAGAGCCTACACTGTCTCCTATAAAAACATTACTTTTCCTATTTATCAACTaaattcttacagaatttaagatttgttttcttctttgaaaataaGTGCTCCTTGAGAAGTCTTTGTTTTCGGTGGTAATGCCCAAATCTGATTGTGAGTTGCAGTTAATTAGGATCCATTAACTGGTACCACCAGTTAGAGTAACATGTAGTAGAGGGGCAGTAAATGCTGAATAGTGGGCATGGAATTCAGTTTGCCATTGAGCTGTTTACCTACAATCTCTAAATTTATAACTTCTGTAAAGGCAGACACAATAGATGCATTAGAGATAGTAAAACAGGTACCAGCTTTTACTGCATTTTCAAtatgtatttaattttctaGTGATTAAGATCTTTTGTTTGCtaaaaggaaagagaagcaCTTGATTTACTCACCATTAGGTCTACTGTTTGCAATTTTCTCATAAACTGTGTCATAAATTTCCTGGAATGTTTCAGTGAAtctcagaagaggaaaaatattgCAACATCTGGACCTCTTTCAGCAGCTAGAAGTTCTCAAGAATCTGAAGAAGCAGTAGTAGAAAAAGAAAGTGAGCCCCTAGAAGAATTAATTGATGGTAACTTCCCAGTGAGTATATGCCTACAGAAGGTATTTACACTTAAGAAACAAAGTCAAACTCAAGAGAACTAATCTTTAACATGTTGTTCTTCAtgttttttacagaaattacCTTTAAAAGACAAATCTATTGGTTTGTATTTGAACTAGTTCTTATGTGTACTAAATTCCTAAAGTTGACATGGCTACGTagagttttgtttttcttggtttaTTTGCTTTGCTAAGATACCTGTTGGCTGTATAGAATACAGAATACAGTAGTTCTTCAGAGAATGGAAACCAGAAGGCACATTAAGCCTTGCTGTCCTTCAGGAGAGTAGATGCACAGGAATGTTTTGGGTTGATTTTCATAACAATGGAATGCAGTCACAGGTGACTCTCTGTTATAAAAGTCTTCTCTCTTtgaattgatttttaaattattttttactggTTAGTCAGAAATTCATGCTCCTTTTCTTGtgatgttaaaaataaaaacctgacCACTTCAAAACTTTTTTCCAGCAACTGGTTATTGAAAATGCCAGAGAAAAGATCCTGAGCAGCAAATCTCTTCAGGAGAAGCTCGCTGAAAACATTAACAAAATCCTGGGGAGGTAATAAAAGGAACCTCTAAACTTAATATGTAttcttatttaaattatttttgactTTTGAACTAATGATGTACATGTTGCAGTGATGGCAGTGTTGCTCAGGCCCCTAAACAGACAGACAGTGGTCCCACAGAACAGGAGACTTCGATTGATGAAATCCTTGGACTTCAGGTAGGTGTAGATTGCCCTGATCACATTGTTTTTAGGCCCAGGCATGTAAGAATGATAGATCTATGGTGAACCTCTGACATCTGAGGATATTCTCTCCTCTTCCtatcctttcttttcttgtttctgtttcccagcacagctgagcctccCTGAAGCTCCGCTctgtgcaggggcagctccGCAGCTCCCCTTGCAGAGGTGTGAACTCTGACCTTGTGTGGTGCAGGGCAGGttcagggagctgagctggcaggaccctggtGTTCTGCAGGAGCTTGTTTTGTGCCAGTTTAGCATTCTGAATTCATTCCCAGTGCCTGTCCAAGGCAGCATAAGCATGCAGCAGGGTCGAAGCCAAGAGAGTGGGATTGATTCTGTCAGTAATTAGCTGGTAAGCCTACACTCGGACTGGATTTAAGAGCTGCCTGCCTCTCACTCAATCTTTCATATCAGTAATTGGCTACCAGCTTCTGACTGGGGATCTAATCAATAGcctcagagaagaaaaagaatttaaaataaattccttgCTGTCTCCAAATACATTTAATCTGATCTGATTTTGTGATTTACTCCAAGATAAGCATGGATCATTTAGTATAgcaagagaaattattttttgagCCTAAACAATGATactttttcttcaaattttgtattttcttgcttttggaGGAAATGCGTGTTCTGCTTCTACAAACTAAACATAATTATAGTGTTCTCCCTTCATTTTTCTGTAAGTCTCAAGCTGGCAATCAGAGAATTAAAAAGGACTTCTAATGAGGGAAATTTCACAGCCTTCATGAGAAAGACAGGAGAGTAGAGGCAGTTCCCTGTTGATGAAGTAGAGGTGTCTGGTTTATAAATGCTATTCTTCTGTTGCTTGGTGATTTTAGGTCAGTTGTCAAAATAGAGCTACAAAGCTGTATTCCACTCTTCTGAGCAGAAATAAAGCAGCTTCTTGGTTTGGTTGGAGTTGCTGAGACAAAAGCAAGGGTATAACATGGAATACCCACCCTTAAAGGTGGAGATATATATCAAAAAAGGTGGAGATATATATCAAAGGTTGGAGAGTGCTTAGAGGGTCTCCAGAAAGGCAGGAGAACTTTGTATTTAATCGTTTGAGTATGTACCAGATACTCATTTTATTCCTGGGCTGCCACAGAACAAGAATCAGGAACCTTAGAGCACTGTCCCATGTAGCTGTGCTTTCCAAAATGCCTTCCACAAAGAAGTAGCTGGAGGCTGTAATATAGAACGTGTAATTGGCATATGAAATAAAACTTCCATTTACTTAGTGTTGGCTTCcagatatataatatattcaaACCTAAGAAATTAGGAttaatttggggattttttttaaccagtgGTTTGCTTGTAGAGGTTCACAGCATCCATACCACATGCATAAGCTTCCAGTGTAGCCTGAGATTTAGTCCTTCTTTTTGGTTAGTGGTGGCCATTATGTGGAGAATACTCCAGTACACACATGGTGGGGGTGATGTCTGGCAGACACATTTGGGTTTTGGAGAACCGTATTTCTTCAACTTCAATCACtaagattttttaaatctgtGGCAGAAATGTTCCCAGCAttattctttttgtttctgtgctgagcagaagTAATAGAACTAAAAACAACCTGAAAAGAAAACGCTTCTTGTCTATTTTTAACAGTTCTGTATCTCGTGTCTTTTCTCAGGGTGAAATTCATATGTCAGAAGAGGCTATCCAGGACATTCTGGAGCAGACAGAATCAGATCCAGATTTCCAGGCTCTGTTTGACTGCTTTGATTATGGTAGGCTACATTGTACTCACTTGTACTGTTACTGTAAAGCATCCTGAATGATGAGCTTTCCCAAGCATTGCTTGACAGAGCAAAGGAATTCAGCAGGCCTCTTGCAAGAGAAATGACATTGGTATGCCTTAATAGAGAATTAGATTCTTTGATACATTTATACACAGCTATAAAGTTGTGTGTAAGTACAGCATTTTTCTGTGGCTGATATTCTGGGTTTGTGCTGGCTCAGTGAttattttattgctgttttttTAGACACTCTAGCTCTGAAGGATGATAGTTTATACTTGTTTGCTGTTGTAAAATTTTCAGGGGTATCCTCACATGAATCATAAGGAGATCTTTACACTGTGGTTCATTTAAAAGGTAGTGATGACATGCATGTAGAAAATTACATATTTAACCATTTTTCAtgctttattttgaaaataggAAAGAGCAAGGTAAACAAGAACTTACCTGGTGGTATTTCTGGTCGGAATGGAGTAGAGAATGAAATCCTGGTGGCTGAGGATAGCCTGGAAACATTTGGAAGTTCTTTAGGAACAGAAGAAACTAACAGAtgtatggttttgttttttggttttttttcctctaagaTTTCTCTGTTAACTTTtcattatgaaaatattttcagacaATTTGTACatttcagaattttattttttcactggtAATATCCATGTGGACTTTTACATTGTGTGAACATACAGATACACCTGGCATGTTACAACGTTTCAATCTATTAAATTTAACAGTAATCCCATCAGTGTACTTTAAAATTGTACTTGATAAGCTCCTTAGTGCAAGCAGGTTGTCAATAAATGGATACTTTGCAGTGTCCATTGGGAAACACATAAAGAGAATATTTTACATCTAACCATATTAATCTTCTATCTCTATTCTGTAATGTATCTGCTAATTCATACACAAAAAGAGTCTTACTCTGGACAAAGGGGATGTTACTTTGTCTCCACCATTCTTGACAATAGTTCATGAGTAGCAGGTATTTAGTGAAAGTATATGAGCAATAGAGCCAAGAGGTTTTTATCATGAGATGGTTTTTGTGCTTCTGGAAATCTGATGTAGTGACCTGAGATATTTACATGTTATGTGTGTACTTACTACTAATGTACAAACTGATTTTCCAGATTATCTAGTTTATgtatgtttttatatatattcgACTCAGCTTGAATGTAAGGATGAGTAACATTATTCCCACTTAGTTTCATGGGAAATAGTTTTCCATTGAACTGATAGTTATTTCTAAAATGCTCTAAAAGGATCATCTGCTCTAATAATTATGGAACTGCTTTATTCTGTCTTTTACAGGTGATAATTCTAGAGAACCACTATCTTGTAAAGGCTTTCAGTTGGGAGAAGCATCATGTGCCTTGAAGACCAGCATTAATGATGATGATATGGCTAAGAAAAATCCAACCAGTGAACAGCTGCATGGAAACTGTAGACCAAGGAAGCAGACTGAAGAACTTACAGCCATTACCCCTGAACATATTAGAGAGCATGAAATTGCTTTTGACTCGGTGTCTGATTTGACTGAACCTAACAAGAGATCAAGTTCTGACAGCAAATGTAATGAACAGTGTGCAGACACTTACATTACAAAAGAGCCATCTACATTAGTATCTGAAAGTGAGAGTGCTATGGAAATTGAAAAAAGCCCACCAAGTGATTGTTCTCAAAGTAGTCCTAATTTAGAATATGTTCATTCTGGTACTCCACAGATTCCTTTGATTTCAGTGGCAGAGGATACTATAGCTGGTGAAAACAAAACTGATTCAGGAAGTAAATGTCTATTATCACCAGATACATCACTGTCTGAAAAAAGACTTCCTGGAAGCCCTTCTGATGGGGGCCCTGGCCACAGTGCACTGCTGAGAAAAAACAACTCCTCCATTTCTAGCCCACTGGCAGATGTAGGAAAAGAACAGACTGTAACCAGTGATCCAGCTGCCTTGCCTGGTGTTTCAGAGGAGAACTCCAGCCACCCCTCTAACCATCAGGACCAGAGCACACAGGCAGACTGTGCTGCGGGATCTGTGGTGGACATCACAGGTCTTGACAAAACAGAGTTGCAGCTTGAAGTTGTTGATACATCTAACAAAACTTACTCAAATGATCAGCATACACTTGATAAGCCTTGTAAGAAAGATTTTAACCTCCCTTCAGAACTGCCAAACACAGAGGGAACACAAGGGGAGATGCAAGAACCTTCATCTTCTACAAAAGTAGACGCTGATAATTTATATTTCTCATCTGGTAATAATGCATGTACAGACATTTCTGTAGTATCCACTGAAAACAATCTTACTACCTCTGAAATATGCCACTCTCCTCTCCCTGAAACTGCATCCTCAGCAGAGGAGTCAGGTACTGAGGCGAAAAGTGTAAGCAATGTATCTTCTAGTAGTCAACCAATGGATGTTGATCCTTCTAATATAATGTCCCTCAAGATTATCATCAGTGATGATCCCTTTATTGCATCAGACACGGAGTTAAACAATGCTGTTTCCAGCATCACAGGAGAAAATTTGCCTACTATAATATTGTCATCTCCAGCCAAATCCCCAGCCAAAACCCCAGGCCTGCCCAAATGTCTGACTAcagaagacacagaaaaaaatgtggatTCAGCTCTGGCAGAGCAGAATCTTCTCGTGCTTAGACCCAAGGATCCTGTGGTCACCTCGGTTAACACTCAGAATGAAGACTGTGCTGGTTTTTCAGTTGCAAGTTCAACTCATCTTTCCAACGAAGGGGGATTTATACAGTTGATGCCAGCCACGAGCACAGCTTTTGGGAATTCAAGCAACCTTTACATAGCCACGTGTATGACTGAtccagcagccttgggagcagctgtAACACCATCAAATGTAGTTGTATTGCCTGGCAGTTCTATGCCACTGGCCTCCCAAGCTCCAGCTGTACAGCAGTTGCGGACTCCTCCCAGATCCAGCAATACATTTCCAGCAAACCAGACTGTCTCCCCAAACTTCCCACAGGGTAATCTCATTAGTAGGAAAGTACTGAAAATCTGgtgtttgttatttttgtttttccactAAGTAAACATTAAAagtaaaacaatttttaaattgctttgtTTGCCACTTGCAACTATCCAggagttacttttttttttagtatattAGTTGCTAGTAGAACTGAAATAAAACTATGAGAAGTCATTGATCAGGCTgctttgaataaaaaaaaaaagcctcataTTTCAGAAGCTGAACTGATATAATTTTAGCAGCATTAGATGTAGTAAACATATTTTGGTTTACATTGGAAAGGATTCCATTACTTTGGCTAAATAAaacaggtttttattttaataagatTCCTGTTATAAGTGCAATGCTCTATGTCCATATTTTGTGTAGATAACTGGGTAGATGTATCTAGTCCTTCTCAAGTCactttcttggttttgtttcataTTTCAAAACCTAGTCTGCATTGGAAGTATATTTAAGTAAATATGAAAATGTAAGATTATTTCTTTCCATGATTTAAAGTCTATACAAGCATTTTTATTACTACAGCAATAAAAATCTTGAGTGCtttttgatattaaaaaaaacagctATAAACCAGCTGTAATCACATTTAGATTTCTTTCAAAAACTATGAACTTTTTTGCAGTTACCTTTGAATTTCTGTGTGTAGTCATTTAATTGAGGACAGAGACCAGTACATGCAAGGTCTTAGGGTGACAGCCTTTTCTGCCATTTGATTTCTTTATGCAACTCTTACCTTCAATGCTTTTGTCAT contains the following coding sequences:
- the NPAT gene encoding protein NPAT isoform X2 produces the protein MLLPSDVARLVLGYLQQENLQATCHQFILESSDLKEYAEHCTEDGFIPACLLSLCGKNLTTILNEYVAMKTKETTNEVPAMMSSLWKKLDYTLSQIRSMQNSDFRFSSNQRIRTRSGIVEMKRQRMLQQSAPANSGLLSVAHQSGQQNSSSSVVPPQVIHRPAINQSMPQTRLSTLFVNQSQAQENKINRGLIHIQVPASQERKLHSNLLSPGRRKSESQKRKNIATSGPLSAARSSQESEEAVVEKESEPLEELIDGNFPQLVIENAREKILSSKSLQEKLAENINKILGSDGSVAQAPKQTDSGPTEQETSIDEILGLQGEIHMSEEAIQDILEQTESDPDFQALFDCFDYGKSKVNKNLPGGISGRNGVENEILVAEDSLETFGSSLGTEETNRCDNSREPLSCKGFQLGEASCALKTSINDDDMAKKNPTSEQLHGNCRPRKQTEELTAITPEHIREHEIAFDSVSDLTEPNKRSSSDSKCNEQCADTYITKEPSTLVSESESAMEIEKSPPSDCSQSSPNLEYVHSGTPQIPLISVAEDTIAGENKTDSGSKCLLSPDTSLSEKRLPGSPSDGGPGHSALLRKNNSSISSPLADVGKEQTVTSDPAALPGVSEENSSHPSNHQDQSTQADCAAGSVVDITGLDKTELQLEVVDTSNKTYSNDQHTLDKPCKKDFNLPSELPNTEGTQGEMQEPSSSTKVDADNLYFSSGNNACTDISVVSTENNLTTSEICHSPLPETASSAEESGTEAKSVSNVSSSSQPMDVDPSNIMSLKIIISDDPFIASDTELNNAVSSITGENLPTIILSSPAKSPAKTPGLPKCLTTEDTEKNVDSALAEQNLLVLRPKDPVVTSVNTQNEDCAGFSVASSTHLSNEGGFIQLMPATSTAFGNSSNLYIATCMTDPAALGAAVTPSNVVVLPGSSMPLASQAPAVQQLRTPPRSSNTFPANQTVSPNFPQGSAIIIASPVQPVLQGMVGMIPLSVVGQNGNTFSAPACQVLHMPVANPVCNGSVPKLPIPPKSQKIPGARNRNTTGKLVPNVAEPLNHANPRTQRAGNYDKLTSAEAGRKVEENLPVAPAESTSSNSRQSESHRRVLCFDNVLPTPGGSTQIQPPKSSSQKERNESPLFAVDSACSSAKAQVPKRDKDKTLPRILCRPEVGSNRGASAKEPQPERKVAAAGLSLDPFHKTTANKENELRRDTDEKQKSQDTAKLSNGQQSVALWNEKTVASVQELNKKQGSLAAGAGSCKSSVSVSLSSKEPKREAAKASGQGLGLSSPFGKQCVEMLQDIQWQSPAAKTAENGELPVPRTPSGVGDRHTEDTTDSVRTPTCRRFPEESGTPRIMVPPATPDLPACSPASETGSENSVSMAAHTLMILSRAAIARTSAATPLKDNTQQFRALRSTVKKRKPEDLNEGERNSRSANRKELQSSPTPCKKKKIKKKKLPNSFPAGMDVDKFLLSLHYDE
- the NPAT gene encoding protein NPAT isoform X1, whose translation is MLLPSDVARLVLGYLQQENLQATCHQFILESSDLKEYAEHCTEDGFIPACLLSLCGKNLTTILNEYVAMKTKETTNEVPAMMSSLWKKLDYTLSQIRSMQNSDFRFSSNQRIRTRSGIVEMKRQRMLQQSAPANSGLLSVAHQSGQQNSSSSVVPPQVIHRPAINQSMPQTRLSTLFVNQSQAQENKINTGGLIHIQVPASQERKLHSNLLSPGRRKSESQKRKNIATSGPLSAARSSQESEEAVVEKESEPLEELIDGNFPQLVIENAREKILSSKSLQEKLAENINKILGSDGSVAQAPKQTDSGPTEQETSIDEILGLQGEIHMSEEAIQDILEQTESDPDFQALFDCFDYGKSKVNKNLPGGISGRNGVENEILVAEDSLETFGSSLGTEETNRCDNSREPLSCKGFQLGEASCALKTSINDDDMAKKNPTSEQLHGNCRPRKQTEELTAITPEHIREHEIAFDSVSDLTEPNKRSSSDSKCNEQCADTYITKEPSTLVSESESAMEIEKSPPSDCSQSSPNLEYVHSGTPQIPLISVAEDTIAGENKTDSGSKCLLSPDTSLSEKRLPGSPSDGGPGHSALLRKNNSSISSPLADVGKEQTVTSDPAALPGVSEENSSHPSNHQDQSTQADCAAGSVVDITGLDKTELQLEVVDTSNKTYSNDQHTLDKPCKKDFNLPSELPNTEGTQGEMQEPSSSTKVDADNLYFSSGNNACTDISVVSTENNLTTSEICHSPLPETASSAEESGTEAKSVSNVSSSSQPMDVDPSNIMSLKIIISDDPFIASDTELNNAVSSITGENLPTIILSSPAKSPAKTPGLPKCLTTEDTEKNVDSALAEQNLLVLRPKDPVVTSVNTQNEDCAGFSVASSTHLSNEGGFIQLMPATSTAFGNSSNLYIATCMTDPAALGAAVTPSNVVVLPGSSMPLASQAPAVQQLRTPPRSSNTFPANQTVSPNFPQGSAIIIASPVQPVLQGMVGMIPLSVVGQNGNTFSAPACQVLHMPVANPVCNGSVPKLPIPPKSQKIPGARNRNTTGKLVPNVAEPLNHANPRTQRAGNYDKLTSAEAGRKVEENLPVAPAESTSSNSRQSESHRRVLCFDNVLPTPGGSTQIQPPKSSSQKERNESPLFAVDSACSSAKAQVPKRDKDKTLPRILCRPEVGSNRGASAKEPQPERKVAAAGLSLDPFHKTTANKENELRRDTDEKQKSQDTAKLSNGQQSVALWNEKTVASVQELNKKQGSLAAGAGSCKSSVSVSLSSKEPKREAAKASGQGLGLSSPFGKQCVEMLQDIQWQSPAAKTAENGELPVPRTPSGVGDRHTEDTTDSVRTPTCRRFPEESGTPRIMVPPATPDLPACSPASETGSENSVSMAAHTLMILSRAAIARTSAATPLKDNTQQFRALRSTVKKRKPEDLNEGERNSRSANRKELQSSPTPCKKKKIKKKKLPNSFPAGMDVDKFLLSLHYDE